Within the Corvus hawaiiensis isolate bCorHaw1 chromosome 32, bCorHaw1.pri.cur, whole genome shotgun sequence genome, the region CCTTGTGGTGTCCTGGCCATTGGTTGGGTGTCCAGGATGTCACTTGGGGTGTCCAGGTCATCATTTGGGACTCCCCAATCATCCTTGGGTGTCCTTGATCATCAACTGAGTGTCCTGGACCATCACTTGGGTGTCTTTGGCCATCACTTGGGTGTCCTGGACCATCACTTGGGTGTCCTTGGCCATCACTTGGGTGTCCTGCTCATCAGTAGTGTGTCCTTGACCATCAGTTGGGTGTCCTTGACCATCAACTGAGTGTCCTTGACCATCACTTGGGTGTGCTTGACCATCAGTGGAGTGTCCTTGACCATCACTTTGAGGTGTCTTGGTCATCAGTTGAGTTCCTTGGTCATCACTTGGGTGTCCTGGTCCATCACTGGGTGTCCCGGCTGTCCCCTGGGGTGCCGCTGACCGCTGCCCGCTGCCCCCCAGGACGTCGGCTACCAGCACGGCAAGGTGGTGTTCGAGGGCTGGAGCCGCGGGGACATCATCGAGAAGATGGTCAAGGACCGGCGCTCGGCCGACTTCTACGAGAGCAAACGCATGGACGTgagctggggacacctggggacacctggagacacctggggacacctggggacacctggggacattggggacactggggacacctggggacacctggggacacctggggacacctggggacattggggacactggggacattggggacacctggggacacctggggacacctggggacattggggacacctggggacattggggacacctggggacacctggggacatggggggtgGTGGCTCCTCGCGGACCTGCTCTTGGCCACCCCGGCCTTGCCACCTTCCTTGTCACCCTTGGGGCCATCTCAGGGATGTCCCTTGTCCTTgttccctctgtgtcccctcccgGTGTCCTCGTGTCCCTCATTGGCACCTCCGTGTCGCTGCCACCCTGTTCCTGTCACCCTCCCTGCCACCCTTTGTCCTCCTTGTCCCTCTCCCGTCCCTCCCTTTGTCCCCTtgccccatttatcccttcctTGCCCCACTCCTGTCCTCGCTGTgtccccccaggtgtcccctcacctgtcccctcacctgtcccccgtgtccccccaggtgctcacctgtcccagcgccggttTCACGGACCTGGCCGAGATCGTGTCGCGCATCGAGCCCGCGCAGCCCTACCTGAGCGACGGCTACGGCGACGGTGACAGcgcggggggacagcggggggagagcggggacggagcggggacagcgcggggagGCGGCTCCGGGGCCGGGGACTGACCGGCAGCCCCGCTGCCCCCAGAGGAGTCCGATTACCTGACCGAGTACGAGGACGAGGGCCCGGAGTCGCTGCGGGGCGAGGAGGACGCGTTCCTGGCGTCCCTGGAGGCCGTGAGTGACCGCGGGGACCCCAAAAACGGGGGGcgagtgggggggggggggacggggTGGCCCGAGCCCGCCGGTGGGACCCTGCGCTTGGGGGTCCCAAAGGTGTCACCCCACGGGTGTCCCCCAGCTCCCCGCGGGCACCCCCAGACCCCACCCGCGCTGCCCGTGCCCCTCCCCCCCCGAGTGTCCCCCGAGTGTCCCCCGAgtgtcccctgagtgtcccccgagtgtcccctgagtgtcccccACGTGTccgcaggaggaggagaagccccTTCGGCACCGTCCGAGCGCGGCCGggacccccccgccccccccgctGGACTCCGACGGCTTCTGAGGGACCCTCACGGCTCTacctcccctcccccaccccaaattgggggtgtcccctcccccaccccaaatccgGGGgtccccgcccctcccccatgTTCTGGCACTTTCCCACGGGGCCCGGgacccccaatgtccccccagtgtccccccagtgtcctcCACCCCTCCCTGGGTGGCcccagggtgacactgggggggggggggggggctgagaccccccaatgtccccccaatgtccccccccccccgcccgggGTGACACGGAGggggctgggacccccccaatgtcccctccccccctcccccccccgcaCTGTTGCACTGTCCCAGACCCCCCCCGGGCGGGGTTGGGGGGGGGCGATGCTGTAAATTTTCCTTGTTTCCGGTTCTTTTTTAACGGTTATTATTTAAATCCAGGCCGGCTGGATGggttattaattattaattaattattaattattattaattatgaATGAATTCGTTGTTAATGACGCGGTTCGTTCGTTTCAAATTAAAgcgctcctggtgctgctgctgggggggggggggggacgagggggatgggaacgggaacgggaacgggacaGGAGCGGGCCTGGGACCGGCCGCCTGTCAATCACGGCTCCCAGCCAATCGCCGCCCGCGCagcggcgggaggggcggggctccGGTGCCCGGCGCGATGGCGGCGGCTCCGTCCCCGCTccccgggctgggccgggccctGCCCCGAGGCCGCCGCGCTGCCGgaggggccgcgggcgggggtCGCGCTGCCGGTGCTGCCGTTACCGAAGTCGGTGGGGGgtccccggtgccccccggCGCTTCCCGCTCCCGCGCTTCCGCGTTTGTGGCGCTCGCACTCCTCATTGGCCCGCGCGCCTGCCACTCATGGCTCGCAGCCAAtcgccgcccgcccgcggcgggggcgggcccGCGGTGCTCGGTgcgatggcggcggcggcggctccggccccgctgACGGGCGTGGGCTGGGCCGGCGGCGCCGAGGCCGTCCCGCCGGGCTGGACCGCGGTACGGGCACGGGGCACGGGCGGGGGGGACCCGCCGGGTCACGGTGCCGGTGGCGCTGCCGGTGCGGCGGCGGCTGACGCGTCCCGTGCCCGCAGATCACCGTGACGGCGGAGGGAGCGCCCGCCTGCCTGGGCAAAGGCTTCGGGcaccgcggcggcggcggcggctggtACCTGTGCTTCAGCCGCGGCGGAGCGCAGGTGCGGCGGCACCGGGCACACCGGGCACACCGGGCACGGGCCAGCGCCCGGGTGGGaccgggagcggcaccgggaTGGGGCGGTGACCGGGGGAGGCACCGGGGGTACCGGGATGGGGGGTTCGGTGTCGCCCCGGTGGCTCCCGGGGGAGGGACCGGGGCGGGCCCCGGGGTCAGTGCCCGGTTCGGTGCCGGTCCCGGTGCCGATGTGCCGGTGCCCGCAGGCCGCCGAGGGCCCGGTGGTCACGGACGTGCTGGTGCTGAGCGAGCGGAGCCCGCAGCCCCCCGGCTACAGCCGCGCCCCGGAGTTCCCGGAGTCCCGTGAGTGCCCGGGCACGTCCCGGTGCCCCCCCGCTGCCGAGCCCGGTTCCTCCCGGTTCTTATCCCGCAGGAGGGCCGGTGTCCGGGCccgggggggggtcccggtgccggttCCAATGCCCCGTTTCCCGCAGGCGGgccggtgccggtgtcggtgtccTGGTACCGGTACCGATGCCCCGTTTCCCGCAGGCGGGCCGGTGCCGGTGTCCCGGTACCGATACCCGTTCCGCCGCAGGCGGGCCGGTGTCGGTGTCCCGGTACCGATGCCCCGTTCCCCCCGTTTCCCGCAGGCgggccggtgccggtgccggtgtcggtgGGTGTCCCGGTACCGGTACCGATTCCCGTTTCCCGCAGGCGGgccggtgccggtgtcggtgGGTGTCCCGGTACCGGTACCGATTCCCGTTTCCCGCAGGCGGGCCGGTGTCGGTGGGTGTCCCGGTACCGGTACCGATTCCCGTTTCCCGCAGGCGGGCCGGTGTCGCGGCGGAAGCGGCTCCTGGTGCgccgggaggcggcggcggccgtGGCCGTGCTCGAGCTCCGCCTCAGCCtccggggcggccgcggccccgccgcgctcgCCTGGATCGGGTACGGCCGGGGCGTCCCGGGGCCCTTCCCGACCCCCGCAATCCCGGGAATCCCCCACGTTCCCTCCCGGTGTTCCCGGGAATCCCGCGCGCTCCCTCCCGGTGTTCCCTCTCCCGCTGTTCCCGGGGATCCCCCTCACTTCCTCCCGGTGTTCCCGGGAATCCCGCGCTCCCTCCCGGTGTTCCCCCCGACCCCCGCTGTTCCCGGGGATCCCTCACTCCTCCCGGTGTTCCCGGGAATCCCGGTGTTCCCCTTCCCGCTGTTCCCGGGGATCCCGGTGTTCCCCCTGCCGCTGTTCCTGGGAATCCCTCACTCCTCCCGGTGTTCCCGGTGTTCCCGATGTTCTCCCGCTGTTCCCGGAGGGAAAtgggccggggctgctcccgggCCCCTTCCCGACCCCCGCAATCCCGGTGTTCCCGGGGGTCCCCCTCACTCCCCCCCGCTGTTCCCGGTGTTCCCCCCCCCGCAATCCCGCTGTTCCCGGTGTTCTCCCGCTGTTCCCGgtgttcccccccccccgcaatCCCGCTGTTCCCGGTGTTCTCCCCGCTGTTCCCGGTGTTCCCCCCCCCGCAATCCCGCTGTTCCCGGTGTTCTCCCGCTGTTCCCGCAGGGAAATGGGCGGATTCTCGCTCTGGTGCCGGAAGGGCCCCGTgcgggccggggctgccccggggccgCTCAGCGGCGGCCTGGAACggctctcgctgcggccgcccgggtgagaccccaaaaccaccccaaataaAACCCCGGGTgagaccccaaaaccaccccaaaaacaccccggGTGagaccccaaaacaaccccaaaggaaccccaaaataaccccgggtgagaccccaaaaacaccccaaaaacccagggtgagacccccaaaaaaaccccaaaacccagggTGAgtccccaaaaacaccccaaaaaacccctggtgagtccccaaaaacaccccaaaaaaccccgagtgagaccccaaaaacaccccaaaataaccccgggtgagaccccaaaaacaccccaaaaacaccccgggtgagaccccaaaaacaccccaaaataaccccaaaataaccccgGGTGtgaccccaaaaaacccctggtgagaccccaaaaacaccccaaaaaccccgggtgagaccccaaaaccaccccaaaataaccccaaaaaaaccccggGTGagaccccaaaaaaaaacccaaaaaacccccggGTGAgaccccaaaaaaaaacaaaacccaaaaaaaccccaaaacaccggGTgagaccccaaaaaaacccccaaaaaacccaaaaccccaggtgagacccccaaaaaaagccccaaaactcccaaaagcccaggtgagaccccaaaaaaaccccaaaacccctgggtgagaccccaaaaaacccccaggtgAGACCCCAAAAGCCCAGGTGAGACCccgaaaaaaccccaaagcccccaaaagcccaggtgagaccccaaaaaaaccccaaagcccccaAAAGCCCAGGTGAGACCCCAAAAAAACCGCCAGAAACCCCCCAAAAGCCCAGGTGAGACCCCAAAAAAACTCCAAGACCCTGAGACagaccccaaaaaaacccaaaaaccccaggTGGGACCCCAGAAACCCCCCCAAAAGCCCGGGTgagaccccaaaaaaaccccaaagctccCAAAAGCCCAGGTGggaccccaaaaaaaacccaaaaaccccaggtgggaccccaaaaaaacccccaaatgccCCAAAATAACCCTGGGtgggaccccaaaaaacccccaaaagcccaggtgggagcccagaaACCCCCAGGTGGGACCCCAAAAAAACGCCAAAAACCCCGGGTgagaccccaaaaaaacccccaaacccccaggtgggagcccaaccccccccccaatcAATCACCCAATCAATCAATTATCGATTAATGACGTCATTCATCACCCCAGGCCCCCCCCGCCTCCGTCCGAGCCCCCGGGGATCTCCGGCCCCTCAGGTGAGgagccccaaaaatcccccaaaatatcccccaaaatcccgggaattccccaaatccccccaaaattccccaaatcctgggaattccccaaatcccccaaatatCCCCCAGATCCCGGGAATCCCCCAAATCCCGagaatcccccaaatcccaaaatatcccccaaaatcccgggaatccccaaaatatcccccaaatcctgggaatcccccaaatcccgggaatcccccaaatcccaaaatatcccccaaaatcccgggaatcccccaaatcctgggaatcccccaaatcctgggaattccccaaatcccccaaatctcccccaaatcccgggaattccccaaatcccaggaatcccccaaaacctgggaattccccaaatcccccaaatatccccccaaaatcccgggaatCCCCGCtcggggtggattttgggggaatttcccCGGAAGCTCCGAACCCAACTCCGGATCCTCGGGAGAGTTCGGGGCTGCTTTGGGCATTTTGGGAtcgttttgggatttttggggaattttttgggatttttttggggatttttttttttgattttttgggaatttttttttatattttgggattttttttggattttttgggggattttttgggatttttttggatattttgggattttttttggattttttgggggatattttgggatatttttgggaCATTtctggggatttttgggggatatttttgggatatttttggagattttttttgggattttttgggatattttgggattgTTTTGGGACATTtctggggatttttggggatatttttgggggatttttttgggattttttgggagatattttgggatattttaggattttttgggggatattttgggacatttttggGGATGTTTTTGGGATATTTCTGCCCTTTTCCCACCCCTAAATCCcgttttttttcaccttttccagCCATGGACGGAATTCCCTTCGCCCTCCACCCCAAATTCGGGCCCGGGCTCAGCTCCGTGAGTCATTAACGAATCATTAATTGCCCAATTAATAACCACCGCCCCTAATTAGTCACCGGTAACCCCGGTTAATCATTAATAACCCCAATTAATTCCCACTTCTCCAGCCCATTCTGGCGGAGCTGACGGTGAAATCCCTGGCGGACATCGAGCGCGAGGTGAGGGAATTCCCGGAGTTTTGGGATTAATTCCCGGAGTTTTGGGATTAATTCCTGGATTTTTGGGTctaattccctttttttgggTTTAATTCCCAGTTTTTTTGGGATTAATTTCcggatttttggttttaattcccatttttttgtaTGTAATCCCCAATTTTTGGGTTTAATTCccaattattttgtatttaattcctGCACTTTTGGgtctaattcccattttttgggATTCATTCCCCGTTTCTTGGGATTCATTCCCAATTTTTTGGTTTAATTCCTGCATTTTTGGgtttaattcccattttttttgtatttaattccCAACTTTTGGGATTaattcccagatttttgggtttcattccctatttttttgtatttaattccCAACTTTTGGGATTAATTCCTGGATTTTTGGGTTAAATTCCCTGTTTTTCGGGATTAATTCccaatatttttgtattttattcccaatttttggATTTAATTCCCAATTTTGGGGTCCAATTCCCTGGTTTTTGGGATTAATTCCCAATTTTTTGGTGATTAATTCccaatttttttgtatttaattccCAACTTTCAGGTTTAATTCCCAATTTTGGGGTCTAATTCCCATCTTTTGGGACTaattcccagatttttgggTCTAATTCCCATTTCTTGTGTTTAATTCCCAGGTTTTTGGGATTATTTCCCAGATTTTTGGgtttaattcccatttttttgtaTTCCCAATATTTGGGTTTAATTCCTGCATTTTTGGCATTAATTCCCTGTTTTTTGGGTCTAATTCCcaattttttctgtgtttaattcCCAGTTTTCGGGTTTAATTCTtgcatttttggttttgattccCAATTTTTCGGTATTTAATTCCCTGGTTTTTGGGATTAATTCccaatttttttgtatttaattccCAGTTTTGGGGTCCAATTCCTTGGTTTTTGGGATTCGTTCccaatttttttgtatttaattccCATCTTTTCGGGTCTAATTCCCAATTTCGGGGTCTAATTCCCATCTTTTGGGGTCTAATTCCCAGTTTTTTGGGTCTAATTCCCAGGTTTTTGGgattaattcccttttttttgtattcCCAATTTTTGGGTTTAATTCCCAATATTTGGGTTTAATTCCCGCATTTTTGGCATTAATTCCCTGTTTTTTGGGTCTAATTCCcaattttttctgtgtttaattcCCAATTTTCGGGTTTAATTCccaatttttttgtatttaattccCAATTTTGGGGTCCAATTCCCTGGTTTTTGGGATTCGTTCccaatttttttgtatttaattccCAATTTTGGGGTCCAATTCCCTGTTTTTTGGGATTAATTCccaatttttttgtatttaattccCAGTTTTGGGGTCCAATTCCTTGGTTTTTGGGATTCGTTCccaatttttttgtatttaattccCATCTTTTCGGGTCTAATTCCCAATTTCGGGGTCTAATTCCCAATTTCGGGGTCTAATTCCCATCTTTTGGGGTCTAATTCCCAGTTTTTTGGGTCTAATTCCCAGGTTTTTGGgattaattcccttttttttgtattcCCAATTTTGGGTTTAATTCCCAATATTTGGGTTTAATTCCCGCATTTTTGGCATTAATTCCCTGTTTTTTGAGTCTAATTCCCAATTCTTTCTGTGTTTAATTCCCAATTTCCGGGTTTAATTCCcaaattttttgtatttaattccCAATTTCGGGGTCTAATTCCCTGTTTTTTGGGATTAATTCCCAATTTTTTTGGGATTCGTTCccaatttttttgtatttaattccCATCTTTTGGGCTTTAATTCCCAATTTCCGGGTCTAATTCCCATCTTTCGGGGTCCAATTCCCATCTTTCGGGATGAATTCCCAGGTTTTGGGGTCCGATTCCCGGAATTCTGGGCccaattcccgcttttccccctttcccagtACAGCTACGGCTTCCTGCTGGAGAGGACGGCGGCGGCGCGGCTCCCCCCGGGCCTGCAAtgaattcccagggaattcccagggaattccGGCTCCCGTCGGGAATCCTGGAGCTCGGGGCCATCCCGgatttcccctccccccccaccccgggaTTTCTGGGATgccgcagcccctccccacccccccaaatccGCTTCCCGTTTTTCCTTCCCCGCTCCCGTTTTTCTCCCCGGCGAagaattccaaaggaaaaaagggaaaaaaaaaaccaaccccaaaacccaaaaacccccgCGTGGATCGGGATTTTCTTTACGACACCAAATTCCCAAAACATTCCCGGGAAATTCCGGGAGAATTCCGGGCACTTCCCACCTCCAAAGCCGCCGGAGCACCCTCGGCAACGCTCGGAATTCGGGATCCTCCTCCCCGAGGCTTCGGGATCCGGGCGGGAATTCCGTGAGCAGAGccggggggggggtggggaggggttgggggggtttttttgggaatttctgggaattccgggatgCGGGGATGGGCCTCAGGAAGGCACTCggagcctggagctgcccagcaggaACTGCAGGAGCCGATCCACGGAGAAGGCCAGCAGGAAATCGGCCGCCAGCACCGCCAGGATCAGCAGCCGGAACTGGGAATGGAGGAGCGCTCCCGGTGGGAACGGggcccaaatcccatcccaaattccagccTGATCCCAGCCCAGATCCCTGGGAATGGAGGAGCGCTCCCGGTGGGAACGGGGCCCCAAATTCCAGCCTGATCCCAGCCTGATCCCAGCCTGATCCCATCCCAGAtcccatcccagatcccagcccagatcccagcccagatcccagcccgatcccatcccagatcccagcccgatcccagcccagatcccatcccagatcccagcCCAGATCCCAGCCTGATCCCATCCCAGATCCCATCCCAGATCCCATCCCGATCCCAGCCCAGATCCCAGCCCGAtcccatcccagatcccagcccagatcccagcccgatcccagcccagatcccagcccagatcccagcccgatcccagcctgatcccagcccagatcccagcctgatcccatcccagatcccagcctgatcccagcccagatcccagcccagatcccatcccagatcccagcctgatcccatcccagatcccatcccagatcccagcccagatcccatcccagatcccagcccagatcccagcccgatcccagcccagatcccagcctgatcccatcccagatcccagcccagatcccagcctgatcccatcccagatcccagcccagatcccagcccagatcccagcccaatcccatccctgatcccagcccagatcccagcctgatcccatccctgatcccatcccagatcccagcccagatcccagcccaatcccatccctgatcccagcccagatcccagcctgatcccatccctgatcccagcccagatcccagcccagatcccagcccaatcccatccctgatcccagcccagatcccagcccaatcccatccctgatcccagcccagatcccagcctgatcccatccctgatcccagcccagatcccagcctgatcccatcccagatcccatccctgatcccagccCGATCCCAGCCCGATCCCAGCCCAGATCCCAGCCCAGATCCCAGCCTGATCCCAGCCCAgatcccatccctgatcccagccTGATCCCAGCCCAGATCCCAGCCCAGATCCCAGCCTGAAGCCTGATCCTAGCCCAGATCCCAgcctgatcccatcccaaatcccagcccagaTCCCTGGGAATGGCGGAACGGTCCTGGTGGGAATGGGGCCCCAATCCCATCCCGAATTCCAGCCTGATCCCAGCCCAGATCCCAGCCCAGAtcccagcctgatccagccTGATCCCAGCCCAGATCCCTGGGAATGGCGGAACGGTCCCAGTGGGAATGGGGCCCAATTCCAgcctgatcccatcccaaaatccttGGGAATTCCGAACATTCCCGGTGGGAACTGGGTCCCAAACCCCAGCCTGATCccatcctgatcccatcccaaatcccagcccagaTCCCAGCCCAGATCCCAGCCCAAATCCCTGGGAATGGAGGAACGTTCCCGGTGGGAATGGGgccccaatcccagcccagATCCCATCCCAGATCCTTGGGAATTCCAGAACGTTCCTGGTGGGAATGGggcccaaatcccatcccaaatccctgggaGTTCCAGAATATTCCCAGTGGGAATGAGCCCCCAATGCCATCCCGATCCCGTCCCAAATCCTTGGGAATTCCAGAAtgttcccagtgggaatggggCCCAAACCCCAGCCcgatcccatcccaaatccctgggaattccagaacattcccagtgggaatgaGCCCCCAGTTCCGTCGtgatcccatcccaaatccttgGAATCCTGGAACGTTCCCAGTGGGAATTGGCCCCAATCCCATCCCGATCCCGTCCCAAATCCCTGGGAATTCCCGACCATTCCCGATGGGAATCTGCCCCAATcccatcccccatcccaccccaccactCAGAGGTTCCCAGTTCGGGGCCGTTTTCCCACGGGAACCCCCCCGGAATTCCGGGAGCTGTCCCTGGAGTGTCGGGACCCCCCGGAATCccgggaattcccgggaatgGCTCTCACCTCGGGCGGGATCTCGACGAGGCCGAAGCTGAGGTTGAGCTCGGGGCAGGAGccgctgagcagccccagcacggcCGAGGCCGAGAGCAGCAGCGCCCAGAGCAGCGCCCGGTTCTGCGCCAGGCTCTCCATGAACGGGTGGCCCTGGGGACGCACGGCGGGCGCTGGTTatactgggaggcactgggttatactgggaggcactgggttatactg harbors:
- the MVB12A gene encoding multivesicular body subunit 12A isoform X1: MAAAAAPAPLTGVGWAGGAEAVPPGWTAITVTAEGAPACLGKGFGHRGGGGGWYLCFSRGGAQAAEGPVVTDVLVLSERSPQPPGYSRAPEFPESRECPGTSRCPPAAEPGSSRFLSRRRAGVRARGGVPVPVPMPRFPQAGRCPGTDAPFPPFPAGGPVPVPVSVGVPVPVPIPVSRRRAGAGVGGCPGTGTDSRFPQAGRCRWVSRYRYRFPFPAGGPVSRRKRLLVRREAAAAVAVLELRLSLRGGRGPAALAWIGEMGGFSLWCRKGPVRAGAAPGPLSGGLERLSLRPPGPPPPPSEPPGISGPSAMDGIPFALHPKFGPGLSSPILAELTVKSLADIEREYSYGFLLERTAAARLPPGLQ
- the MVB12A gene encoding multivesicular body subunit 12A isoform X2, translating into MAAAAAPAPLTGVGWAGGAEAVPPGWTAITVTAEGAPACLGKGFGHRGGGGGWYLCFSRGGAQAAEGPVVTDVLVLSERSPQPPGYSRAPEFPESRGPVSVSRYRCPVPPVSRRRAGAGAGVGGCPGTGTDSRFPQAGRCRCRWVSRYRYRFPFPAGGPVSVGVPVPVPIPVSRRRAGVAAEAAPGAPGGGGGRGRARAPPQPPGRPRPRRARLDRGNGRILALVPEGPRAGRGCPGAAQRRPGTALAAAARAPPASVRAPGDLRPLSHGRNSLRPPPQIRARAQLPHSGGADGEIPGGHRARGEGIPGVLGLIPGVLGLIPGFLGLIPFFWV
- the MVB12A gene encoding multivesicular body subunit 12A isoform X3 codes for the protein MAAAAAPAPLTGVGWAGGAEAVPPGWTAITVTAEGAPACLGKGFGHRGGGGGWYLCFSRGGAQAAEGPVVTDVLVLSERSPQPPGYSRAPEFPESRGPVSRRKRLLVRREAAAAVAVLELRLSLRGGRGPAALAWIGEMGGFSLWCRKGPVRAGAAPGPLSGGLERLSLRPPGPPPPPSEPPGISGPSAMDGIPFALHPKFGPGLSSPILAELTVKSLADIEREYSYGFLLERTAAARLPPGLQ